A region of the Daphnia carinata strain CSIRO-1 unplaced genomic scaffold, CSIRO_AGI_Dcar_HiC_V3 NW_026452975.1, whole genome shotgun sequence genome:
CATTCCTAGGACTCGCAAATTACTATAGACGGTTCATAGATCAGTTCGCCAACAAAGTCCATGTACTAACACGGCTCACGAGGAGCACAGTACCATGGCAATGGGGGCAGGAGGAAACAAGCGCTTTTGAAGGCATCAAGGAATGTTTATGTTCCGCCCCTACCCTCGCATATCCTGATTTCGCGCGCCCTTTCATCTTACACACGGATGCGTGCGGGTATGGAGTAGGCGGAATCCTCTCTCAGATGCCACATCCAAATGCCAACCCAGGGCCCAGTGAGGAATCAATAAATGATTCAAGAGTAATAGAAGAGTCGACAGACGAATGGAATAAGTCTCTAGAACACCCTATTGCATACACCTCTAAGCATCTAACTGATGTTCAACTAAAATGGTGTACCACAGAGAAGGAAGCGTATGCGATTATTCACTCAGTAAAAGCATTTTTTCATTACCTATACGGCACTAACTTTGTAATAGTGACCGACCATAGGCCTCTGCAATACATCCAAAAAGTCAGGGAGCCAACAGGAAGATTGGCCAGATGGTTCTTATTCTTGCAACAATTTGAGATGGAAATTCAGTATAGGCCTGGTAAActgcaccaaaatgctgacgcATTGAGCAGAATACCGGTTAATATTGTAGTATCACAGCAAGTCGTAGCTGACGACTGGCTAATTGCTCAGCAAGAAGATACCTTTTGCAAAGAAGTAGTAAAAAACTTAGAGAAGGCAAACAAGGATGCAGAAGACGAATTTCGATATTTACCTAGCGGACTTTTAACCACAGCTAGGGGAAAAATCGTAGTACCGGCGACGCTACGAAAAGAGGTTATGGAGCAATATCACGACCACAAATTGGCTGGTCACCtaggaataacaaaaacgaCCGCAAACATTAGTAATAAATACTTTTGGCCAAAGATGGCTAACGATATAAAAACTCACGTACTTAACTGCTTAACCtgtgcgaaaagaaaaatttctggaTCTTGTAAAGCTGCACTCCAACCAATCCCTGTTACAGACTACGTCTGGCAACGATTGGCCATGGATATTGTAGGCCCAGTTCCAGAAAgtgagaaaggaaataaatatatCTTAGTAATCATGGAGTACACAACGAGATATATTATAGCACTTGCGCTTAAGGAAGTTTCCGCCCAGACTATCATTCGCAAGTTTATTAAGCACATTGTAAACAACGAAGGGTTACCCTCGCAGATCCTAACGGATCGAGGTTCGAACTTCCAATCGCAAGCAATGGCTGAATTGTGTAAACAGCTAGGTGTGAAACAGTTAAGAACTACAGCATACCACCCGCAAACAGATGGTGCTGTTGAGAGATTTAATAGGACATTAGGGGACATGTTAACAGCCCATGTCGCTCATAACCCTGCCTTGTGGGATGAGCACCTCGACTATGTAGTCGCGGCTTACAACCGGACGCCTCACTCGAGCACCGGTGAAACCCCTTTTTACCTATTAAAAGGCAGAGATGCATTAGAACCATCGGACTTAAGACCTCCGATGAGAAATAGGCTTCTAGAGGATCAAAACAACATTTATACGCAACAATGGCACGAAGCTTTAGAATTAGCCAAAAGTAAGCTAATCGTAGCACAGTCAAGACAAAAGGTGAATTACGATCGTTCATCGAAGGAATGCTCGTTTGAGCCAGGAGACTTAGTgctattgaaagaaatgaagccaCAAACAGGTAAATTTTATATGCGTTGGGATGGACCTTTCACTATCGTAGATAAGTTGTCTGATTTGAATTACCTAATCAGGagaacaacagaaaaccatACTATGGTTGTGCATGTGAATCGcctcaagaaatggaaaagcaaGGAAGACGCGGAAAACGTAActaaagaaagggaagaaggTAACAGCGTAGAACGTAACCCTAGGAGGGAAtcagaaaacgaagaaagagaaacacagaGTGAGATAGAAATTGAAAGTAGGGAAAGGGAATTGAGTATCCAATGTCAAGGAGAGACAGCAGCAACCGCTGTAAGACAAGCAACAGAAGGGGAAGATAGCAATCGGCAAGAAACAGCACAGTTACCGACCGAAAGCGGTAAAGCACAAATTAAGCAACCTAGAGTGAGACGGAAAAGGCAGGATGATATCGGAATACCTGTTAGAAGATCGCTAAGACAAGCAATCAAACAGCCACAAAGACTCATTACGGAAATGTAATTACAGATGAGGAACGTTATTGCAACTATCGTCTTCATTATAGCTGTAGGAATAACCCACTCAATAACCATCGACACCTGCAACTGCTCACAACCAGTAATTAAAGGTATTTTAGATTTAGACGATCCCGACTACTGTTCACACCCTGAACCAGTAGAAATTCCAACTAAAATCAATTACCGATTCctaaccaaaaacaaagaacccaTAACATGGGAAGGGTACGCATGCACCCAGTGGTTATCAACCAAAGAAATATCCACTAATTTCCTTTTAAGTCATGACACTATTTTTAAgaagcaaattttaaaagttagTGCTAATGAATGCTGGAACACGGCACAGTATCCAAATACATGCGTGAATAGCCCGATGGTAAAGGacggaaaaacatttaaatacctCCAGGAGCCTGAGGGAGAAGGTCACTGGATGACAACACAGGTCTACACAACTAAGAATTGTGTAACTCAAATAGTTCAGTTATCAAAGGATTGTCACGATTGCCCAGTAAAGTCACCGTTTGGTATAATAGCGAATTCTAGTAAGGCAGAATTTTCGAATCATAATGAACTAACGATCGTTTGGAAAGCACCAGATGCAAAAGAGCCCACCTGTGAAATAAATTCGGTATTTCAAGGTAGAGGTAACTTAACGaaaagtaagaaacaaaataggatAGAAGATCATGCAGCTCAGTTAGAATTTATCATATCTGCTAACAAAACGCAAATCTGCACGAACATAACCGTCTATCCGGTAATCGGGTTACCCGATTCCTACATAGATATTATAGAAACCCCTAAGCGACAGAAAAGAAGCTATGATAGAGAAGTGATAGGATTATTAATGTTAGCTAGCGATCCTAGTCGTTGTTTGGCGTACATGCCACGCAGTGGAAAATTCTCGACCCCAACTTGTGCATTCGACACCACCctgtcaattgaaaaagaaacgcagaaGGTGATAACCAACGGTCAagctttcaaatttcttgctaATGGAATGGTAATGCAAAGCTATCTCGAGCATTGCATTCACCAATTTACAGAAAACAACACGGGAGTCAAGAAATGCGGTAGTAGTTTAGATGAACTAAATAACCCGACGGATGTATGGTCATTAGAACCCAACCCGATGACATTTGGATTAGTTCCTTTCCATATGATTCAAGCTCACACAGGTAATTGCTTAACCGTAAACATAACACTGGATTATCCTGTAACTGTTACACCGTGTGAGAATGGTAACGTGAACCAAATATGGTTACTAGAAATTCTAGAATCATCCAATGAGGCAATAGATGGGGAAATACAAGAACAAAGAGGGCCACAAGTAACTAGATGGGATAGGAATCGCACACGCAAGTTCGACAAAATGAGTGACCACATACCGTTTAATCCACCAACTTTATACGGTAAAATTCAGCCCACCACCAATTTGGATTACTGTCTAACTATATCGGAACAACAGACTCTCACGTTACTGTTTTGTAACCAAAGTAGCTCTATCGAAGGTTACCCTAAACAGGATTTCGGCTACGTAAATGGGAAACTAAGAATTCTCACAACCAACACTTGTGTTACGCCGATGACGGCGCAGTCATGCGACAGTGAATTTAGTAATAGAATGTTATGGAACTACAATGAGATTGACAGGCAATTTGCCTTAAaggacaatccattttgtctaGTCCCATTTTACGAAGACAAGACGGTGCGAGCACTTCCCTGCGATTCCTCACAAAAGTTGCAAGAATGGATTTTCCAAAGAACCCTTGCAACCCCATTTTTTCCAATGGACAGAATAGAAGAGGTAACTACCATTTCGAATAGAagggaagagagaaacaaaagaagacaagaaagGTTAATTGAACTAAATGATTCTGGTGAAGTTTTGAACACCAAAGGCAACGAGACAAAAACTCAATTAACAGATAGCGTTAGGACGTTGCTAGACATTGAAAATCGCCAGTACATTGAAGGGCAGGCGATCAAACACGAATCACAATTGGCCAACGAAGTCCGTCAATTATATTGCAAAATTACTTCACTACAGCGTAATCAAGCTATGGTTTTAGCACAAACAAATGGACTGCTTGCAGCCCGTGCACTAAATCTAGATACATGTAGTAGAATAACCGGAAACGgcaaaagtttaattttacagaaatgtgAAATTGTACCTGTAAAAATGGCCGCTGTACAAACACAGTGCGGCtatcagccattttttcagGCAGACCCGAAAACCAATTTCACTGTTGGAAAGGATGGTTGGTCACTTCATCCTTTCcaggattgtttctggaacggTCAATATGTAAATTTCAACGATAAAACCTATACATGGATAAATGGAGAATGGAAACTCCAAGAACCATCAATTCATGtggtaaaactaaaattgattACAGCATTTGAGGAATTACCTCTAAAAACGTACGATTATTTGCCTCAGCATCATTCGATGTATGAGCCAAATAACGTagaacaattaaatgttttaacgGAATTAATTGGTAGAGTGCAACTATCTAATACTAATTCACTTTCTGGATTAGTCTTAGATAACAAGGCCCAGGTTGATTTCTGGGATATATCCAATTGGGTTTCCATATTTAAGTATGGAATACTAGCAGTGAGTGTAATAGCTGTAACAATCTTGATTGGATATGTCTGCATTGCATTTATACCATTTGCTACAATCTTCAAtttgtgtaaaaagaaaaataacactaACAATCACGAGCAAGAAATTCCCATGCTGTCACATATCCATAATGATACACAAATCATTCCGGGTAAGGGACTCTGTTGGAATGACGGATGCCTCATTGcaccccaaaaatgaaatttgtaacCACAAGTAGAAACAAATTTATATGCGATGTTAAACGTAAAATTTGTAGCATCTATGTAACTAATAAACCTACCTATCATTTGTACCTAgccaaacctaaaaaaaaaaaaaaaaaaaaaaaaaacgtccatAGACAACCAACCTTTAAAGTTGTGTATTCTACTGGAAATACAAGGAACTAACCAGCATAAGATCGGTGCCAATCAAAAGCCGACGGAGAAGACGGTGTACGTTCTGCATTGCCACTGAGTGATGGAATTCTTCCTGCAATTGTTCATTGAAGAAGAGCGATGAACGACAGTTGCGGTGATAGATATCCTCACCAGACTCGAGCCACCAGAGCAATCGTGCAAACCGGACCGGGTAAATGTCGCGGTAGCGAGCATAACCTGGAAACTGactggaaaaagaataaacaagtCAAATGGAATGCTAAGAAAAGAACCAATTTGCGACTTACACATAATAGCGGTCGGTGGAACTGACTCGTCGGAACCCGAAGTCAAGAGGAGGACAATTTTCAACACTCATCGATGGCCGATAGGAATTGAAGAACAGTTCTCGATCAGTGGGAAGAAATCTTCGGAAGAGCAAATGAGGCTTGTGATACGCTATAACTTCGAAAATCCACAAAGCAGTATCAACGGCAGCACGATGAGACACAACGCATGTAAAATCAAACTCCATCATGCACAAGGGAGCTCGACGAAGGGcaagaaacgaatgaaacacaccggaacaaaaagcaacaactATAAGGTtcgcatcaaaaaaaaaaaaaaaaaaaaaaaaaaaaaaaaaaaaaaaaaaaaaaaaaataatccttACCTATCCCCTCCACTATTCCACTCTCTTACTAACAAGAAATGTTTAGCAATTGTAATCCCtacggaagaaagaaaagaagcaaatgcataaattagaattagaaattttGTAGACCTATCTGTTTCATTATAACTTCCgtatacataaatatattcTCCAACCCTGTAACCCCAAAGGCAACTTCTgtaaaaaggggaggaatgTGATGAGGACATATACCGAAGAACGCCACCAATTAGTTAGCTTAGCTAATTAATAGATTCCAGCCTTGGATGATTCCACGGCGAACTAGTATCAAacagttcttcatcctcaCGGAGCCTTCCCACGCCAAACCAGTATCAGTCAGCTCTTCACCTCTACGATCAGTTCGTCTTCACGTGATCATTGACGTCAAGAGTGACCTCATATTAACTGATAAAAGCTGTGACAAGAAGGGGGCTCGGGGTCTGAGTTTAGTGCGTTATAGTAcagtgtgtgtctgtgtccagAGCGTTGAAGTGTAGTAGAGTTTTAGAGAATCTTACATTACACCTGTGATTAGTCTTGTTAGTCTTGTGAAAATACACTTAGTAATTAGTAAGCCGAGTTGAAAGTCATTTACAAGTTAAACATTACATGggccacacatccactggcgaatgatgagtgactagttaagaaacttaaccaagggccacaacaggtgtttaacaaatggataagaaatttatttccccaattcgtttaagcaaattacttgtgttctgaatgttactttacccaaagtgagactggcagaccgaagggagattctttttacttaacatacacttatgaacaccgtcaccgtgatggtaggattcagcgacctggcaaggcttgcagggttctttagtggaaatgttttgtacgatactccattcagtgaaccaaattccttcctcgaaatagaagggatgcctccagtcattgcggtaagtgaagtattgtagaaaagaccacgcttcgtcatccgttaagacatcccaaaggtttctttctgtacaaactccacacattcccattttgcagcaatctccactaagctagtctcccactttgcgaaacgttgctgtattggccttaaatatggattgagacaaaagctaccgacgtcaggccacttgactgctggcacgacctctaagaccacaccatcactccagttaaacacggcttcaaaaaccattatcaatcaatgttctttacgtttcacgttttcaatgaacctgccagggatcgaacctggaatctcctgatccgtagtcaggcgcgttatccattgcgccacacatccactggcgaatgatgagtgactagttaagaaacttaaccaagggccacaacaggtgtttaacaaatggataagaaatttatttccccaattcgtttaagcaaattacttgtgttctgaatgttactttacccaaagtgagactggcagaccgaagggagattctttttacttaacatacacttatgaacaccgtcaccgtgatggtaggattcagcgacctggcaaggcttgcagggttctttagtggaaatgttttgtacgatactccattcagtgaaccaaattccttcctcgaaatagaagggatgcctccagtcattgcggtaagtgaagtattgtagaaaagaccacgcttcgtcatccgttaagacatcccaaaggtttctttctgtacaaactccacacattcccattttgcagcaatctccactaagctagtctcccactttgcgaaacgttgctgtattggccttaaatatggattgagacaaaagctaccgacgtcaggccacttgactgctggcacgacctctaagaccacaccatcactccagttaaacacggcttcaaaaaccattatcaatcaatgttctttacgtttcacgtttaaAATGAACGAGCCTGCCAGgagtcgaacctggaatctcctgatccgtagtcaggcgcgttatccattgcgccacaaatccactggcgaatgatgagtgactagttaagaaacttaaccaagggccacaacaggtgtttaacaaatggataagaaatttatttccccaattcgtttaagcaaattacttgtgttctgaatgttactttacccaaagtgagactggcagaccgaagggagattctttttacttaacatacacttatgaacaccgtcaccgtgatggtaggattcagcgacctggcaaggcttgcagggttctttagtggaaatgttttgtacgatactccattcagtgaaccaaattccttcctcgaaatagaagggatgcctccagtcattgcggtaagtgaagtattgtagaaaagaccacgcttcgtcatccgttaagacatcccaaaggtttctttctgtacaaactccacacattcccattttgcagcaatctccactaagctagtctcccactttgcgaaacgttgctgtattggccttaaatatggattgagacaaaagctaccgacgtcaggccacttgactgctggcacgacctctaagaccacaccatcactccagttaaacacggcttcaaaaaccattatcaatcaatgttctttacgtttcacgttttcaatgaacctgccagggatcgaacctggaatctcctgatccgtagtcaggcgcgttatccattgcgccacacatccactggcgaatgatgagtgactagttaagaaacttaaccaagggccacaacaggtgtttaacaaatggataagaaatttatttccccaattcgtttaagcaaattacttgtgttctgaatgttactttacccaaagtgagactggcagaccgaagggagattctttttacttaacatacacttatgaacaccgtcaccgtgatggtaggattcagcgacctggcaaggcttgcagggttctttagtggaaatgttttgtacgatactccattcagtgaaccaaattccttcctcgaaatagaagggatgcctccagtcattgcggtaagtgaagtattgtagaaaagaccacgcttcgtcatccgttaagacatcccaaaggtttctttctgtacaaactccacacattcccattttgcagcaatctccactaagctagtctcccactttgcgaaacgttgctgtattggccttaaatatggattgagacaaaagctaccgacgtcaggccacttgactgctggcacgacctctaagaccacaccatcactccagttaaacacggcttcaaaaaccattatcaatcaatgttctttacgtttcacgttttcaatgaacctgccaggagtcgaacctggaatctcctgatccgtagtcaggcgcgttatccattgcgccacacatccactggcgaatgatgagtgactagttaagaaacttaaccaagggccacaacaggtgtttaacaaatggataagaaatttatttccccaattcgtttaagcaaattacttgtgttctgaatgttactttacccaaagtgagactggcagaccgaagggagattctttttacttaacatacacttatgaacaccgtcaccgtgatggtaggattcagcgacctggcaaggcttgcagggttctttagtggaaatgttttgtacgatactccattcagtgaaccaaattccttcctcgaaatagaagggatgcctccagtcattgcggtaagtgaagtattgtagaaaagaccacgcttcgtcatccgttaagacatcccaaaggtttctttctgtacaaactccacacattcccattttgcagcaatctccactaagctagtctcccactttgcgaaacgttgctgtattggccttaaatatggattgagacaaaagctaccgacgtcaggccacttgactgctggcacgacctctaagaccacaccatcactccagttaaacacggcttcaaaaaccattatcaatcaatgttctttacgtttcacgttttcaatgaacctgccagggatcgaacctggaatctcctgatccgtagtcaggcgcgttatccattgcgccacacatccactggcgaatgatgagtgactagttaagaaacttaaccaagggccacaacaggtgtttaacaaatggataagaaatttatttccccaattcgtttaagcaaattacttgtgttctgaatgttactttacccaaagtgagactggcagaccgaagggagattctttttacttaacatacacttatgaacaccgtcaccgtgatggtaggattcagcgacctggcaaggcttgcagggttctttagtggaaatgttttgtacgatactccattcagtgaaccaaattccttcctcgaaatagaagggatgcctccagtcattgcggtaagtgaagtattgtagaaaagaccacgcttcgtcatccgttaagacatcccaaaggtttctttctgtacaaactccacacattcccattttgcagcaatctccactaagctagtctcccactttgcgaaacgttgctgtattggccttaaatatggattgagacaaaagctaccgacgtcaggccacttgactgctggcacgacctctaagaccacaccatcactccagttaaacacggcttcaaaaaccattatcaatcaatgttctttacgtttcacgttttcaatgaacctgccaggagtcgaacctggaatctcctgatccgtagtcaggcgcgttatccattgcgccacacatccactggcgaatgatgagtgactagttaagaaacttaaccaagggccacaacaggtgtttaacaaatggataagaaatttatttccccaattcgtttaagcaaattacttgtgttctgaatg
Encoded here:
- the LOC130686371 gene encoding uncharacterized protein LOC130686371; protein product: MMEFDFTCVVSHRAAVDTALWIFEVIAYHKPHLLFRRFLPTDRELFFNSYRPSMSVENCPPLDFGFRRVSSTDRYYVQFPGYARYRDIYPVRFARLLWWLESGEDIYHRNCRSSLFFNEQLQEEFHHSVAMQNVHRLLRRLLIGTDLMLVSSLYFQ